A genomic segment from Lasioglossum baleicum chromosome 5, iyLasBale1, whole genome shotgun sequence encodes:
- the LOC143208919 gene encoding uncharacterized protein LOC143208919, giving the protein MDSYSEEGQIQSVVEASAASIQTTVEEEAGAAVPALKIAAILDGRYFKIAAVNDGKAVCVCQFCTPPKNEIKGLVTSSSNFRSHLKRKHPAEFERYSAETRRGRPNNMDRNVRQDQQSSMPTTPVGEEQQGEKRNNRQIFVEDMTTYVIHSMIPLKTVEDIYFRRMLKNQGISESVYGISRRTLGRAIGAYHVKVNNQIAEELKTVPFVCTTADIWSAQRRSFFGVTVHWISSDYKRKSAALACRRFPGVHSFDRITDMLSSIHAEFGLTRDKIVATVTDNATNFVKAFKEFGVLESAIQLENEEDDIPTEEEDHSEEEAEEEDDVEGYNRSFMDHILPRHIRCAAHTLSLCVTTDMMNTIRGDEMLSAMHTEVMQKCNILWKAAMRPKLAEEIQRIIGHALKRPGETRWNSLYDSMRQLSENRDKLTDVGRVLGVRNILGENDFTYIEEHLKCTSPIAEAIDILQGENNIFYGTLLPCLLSLRRKLQVLTEKRWTFCGSLSVHLLASLETRFKDHFGFATAEADNAGIAALSHPHFKNRWFNCIDENHRDALMRLFQTKVAEELKNSYPPIAGVPTTSSTNDDFFDFGESPTHQTVDYASKASLQILHFLEETTKELIILEQYPAVKAIFMRYNTPLPSSASVERLFSYATITNSPKSNRLSDKNFERRVVLKANLQRQ; this is encoded by the exons ATGGATTCGTACTCGGAGGAAGGACAAATTCAATCAGTCGTCGAAGCCTCGGCGGCTTCGATCCAGACCACCGTAGAAGAAGAAGCAGGAGCAGCAGTACCAGCACTGAAAATTGCAGCCATTCTGGACGGAAGATACTTCAAGATCGCTGCAGTCAACGATGGAAAGGCCGTATGCGTGTGCCAATTTTGCACGCCAcccaaaaatgaaataaaaggacTCGTGACGAGCTCCTCCAACTTCCGGTCACACCTGAAGCGGAAGCATCCGGCCGAGTTTGAAAGATACAGTGCAGAGACACGAAGAGGAAGGCCCAACAACATGGACAGGAACGTGCGCCAGGACCAACAAAGTTCAATGCCGACAACCCCTGTCGGAGAGGAACAACAGGGGGAGAAGAGGAACAACAGGCAGATATTCGTAGAAGACATGACTACTTATGTCATTCACTCCATGATCCCACTGAAAACAGTGGAGGACATATACTTTCGCCGCATGCTGAAGAACCAGGGAATATCGGAATCCGTATATGGCATTAGTCGGCGCACACTGGGCAGAGCCATAGGGGCATACCACGTGAAAGTGAATAATCAAATCGCGGAAGAACTAAAGACAGTGCCGTTCGTGTGCACCACAGCAGATATCTGGTCTGCACAGAGAAGAAGTTTCTTCGGCGTGACAGTGCATTGGATTTCCTCCGATTATAAGAGGAAATCAGCAGCCCTTGCCTGTCGACGCTTTCCGGGTGTTCATTCCTTCGATAGGATTACGGACATGTTGAGCTCGATTCACGCCGAATTCGGGCTCACACGCGATAAAATCGTCGCGACGGTAACAGACAACGCTACGAACTTCGTTAAAGCGTTCAAGGAATTCGGTGTCCTCGAGTCCGCGATCCAACTCGAGAATGAAGAAGATGACATCCCAACGGAAGAAGAGGACCATTcggaagaagaagcagaagaagaagatgacgtCGAGGGATACAACAGGTCATTCATGGATCATATACTCCCCCGCCACATCAGGTGTGCTGCACACACATTGAGCCTGTGTGTCACGACGGATATGATGAACACTATCCGAGGTGACGAGATGCTATCGGCGATGCACACGGAGGTGATGCAAAAGTGCAACATCTTATGGAAGGCGGCAATGCGACCGAAATTGGCAGAGGAAATCCAACGAATAATTGGCCATGCCTTGAAGAGACCTGGAGAAACCAGGTGGAACTCCCTGTACGATAGTATGAGGCAATTGTCCGAGAACAGGGACAAACTTACAGACGTAGGCAGAGTACTGGGAGTGAGGAACATTCTCGGGGAGAATGATTTCACATATATTGAAGAGCACCTGAAGTGCACATCTCCTATCgccgaagctattgatatattgCAGGgagagaataatattttttacggGACGTTGCTGCCCTGTCTTCTCTCCCTAAGAAGAAAATTACAAGTATTAACAGAGAAGAGGTGGACATTCTGTGGATCCTTAAGTGTCCACCTTCTCGCAAGCCTAGAAACGAGATTCAAGGACCATTTCGGATTCGCCACGGCAGAGGCGGACAACGCGGGAATAGCAGCTTTGTCTCATCCGCATTTCAAGAACCGGTGGTTCAATTGCATCGACGAAAACCACCGAGATGCGTTGATGCGACTCTTCCAGACGAAGGTTGCCGAAGAATTGAAGAACAGCTACCCGCCAATCGCAGGCGTGCCGACGACATCATCAACCAATGACGATTTTTTTGATTTCGGCGAGAGCCCAACGCATCAAACTGTAGACTATGCATCCAAGGCATCGTTGCAG ATACTACATTTCCTGGAGGAAACAACCAAGGAATTGATAATCCTGGAGCAATATCCAGCCGTTAAAGCCATATTCATGAGGTACAACACGCCACTACCGTCGTCAGCATCGGTCGAGAGACTCTTCTCGTACGCGACAATTACCAACTCGCCAAAAAGCAATCGGCTTTCAGACAAAAACTTTGAAAGACGAGTGGTTCTGAAAGCCAATTTGCAGAGGCAGTAA
- the LOC143208955 gene encoding uncharacterized protein LOC143208955, whose amino-acid sequence MSQPPSKPHGKPGPGGGWSARPNMPGHFRPPSPYTPSSSPHPQRPRGPPTPVHHAHPTSPLTYSGMMHPMSPVPIGMPISPGISPVFGSPTGYIQCPRPRWPSPHPVSSHAPRPYIPAQSSAESGASSPLVAGPPEYMIGAYRPGDYEYVGVPLEHSQTEEESSGPSTAEIIANQSQDYVDEKLAEYQATIQQLQSEI is encoded by the exons ATGTCGCAGCCACCATCGAAACCTCATGGAAAACCAGGACCAGGGGGCGGTTGGTCTGCAAGACCGAATATGCCCGGCCACTTCAGACCCCCGTCACCTTACACACCCTCGAGTTCGCCGCATCCCCAACGTCCTCGAGGGCCGCCCACACCCGTTCATCACGCTCATCCTACGTCGCCTTTGACGTACTCCGGAATGATGCACCCGATGAGCCCGGTGCCGATCGGTATGCCGATCTCGCCCGGGATATCGCCAGTTTTCGGATCACCGACTGGTTACATACAGTGTCCAAGACCTAGAtggccgtcgcctcatccggttAGCAGCCACGCACCCAGACCTTACATACCGGCACAG AGCTCAGCGGAAAGTGGCGCATCGTCGCCATTAGTCGCCGGACCACCGGAATACATGATCGGCGCATACAGACCGGGCGATTACGAATACGTCGGCGTACCTTTGGAACACTCGCAAACGGAAGAGGAATCCAGCGGTCCAAGCACCGCGGAAATAATAGCCAACCAGAGCCAGGATTATGTGGACGAGAAACTCGCCGAGTACCAGGCCACGATACAACAACTTCAAAGTGA gatttaa